TAATCAACCGCGCTAACTTGGGTATGGAAGTAATGCACGAGCGTAACGCTCACAACTTCCCCCTAGACTTGGCTGCTGCTGATGTTGCTCCAGTTGCTTTAACTGCACCTGCAATCAACGGTTAATCTTCAAGCTTAGTTAAATAAAAAACGCCTCTCAGAAATGGGGGGCGTTTTTTCATGCGAAAAATCCCTACCCTGATTCATGCCTACTTATTTCTGTATTTTTGCATAACCTGGATAGCCACCATTCGTATATAAAGATTGAACAGGCTGTTTACTATAAGGTTAGGAGTTACCAATGTTTCATCGTCTAAAAAATCTCGCTTTGTCACCCTAGCATTGACTCTGAGTTCTTCTGTAGGGTTAGCCGTAGGTAATTTGGCAGAGTTGGTACACCGTAGATTCAAATCACAGGAAGAGTTACGGTGAATGCTGTACCTATCCCCACTTCGCTATTAACTAAAATCTCTCCACCATGCGCTTCAACACACTTTTTCGCAATGGCTAACCCTAAACCAGTTCCCGGAATTCCTCCAACATTGGCTGCACGATGGAAAGAGTGAAACAACATAGGTAAATCTTCTTTGGGAATGCCAATTCCCCAATCTTGAATACGGAAAGTTACGGTGTGTTCTTGAGCAATAAGTTCAAACTGAATTTTACCCCCTGGTTGTGAATATTTAATGGCATTGCCCAGTAAATTCCCTAAAATATGACGCAGTAGGATTTCATCCCAAACTGCATCCGCTAATTTTCCTACACTAGTGAACTCTATAGTTAAGTTTTTCTCCCCTGTACTCAATTGAGCTTCATCAATTAATTGTTGGCAGAATAATTCCAAATCTAAACAAATGAGTTCACACTCAAGTTTTCCAGCATCGGCTTGACCTATCAATGAAACTTCATCTAATAGCTGTGCCATGTTTTTGATTGCTGAACGAATCATTTCTAAATGATGATATTTTGTCTCTTGGGTGAGTTTATCATCATAATTTTGCAGTAATCCCGCAGCTAAGAGAATAGTATTCAGAGGATTACGGATGTCATGAGAAAGCATCGAAACAAATTCAGATTTAAACTGATTAAGTTCATTGGCTTTCACTAGTTCAGCAGTTCGTTCTTCCACCCGCACCTCTAAGCGTTGATTAACTGTGCGTAATGTTTCCAATGCTTGCTTACGCTCGATGGCATAACACACAGAACGAACCAACACATCAACATTTACCTGTCGCTTCACAAGATAATCCTGCGCTCCCTGGCGTACTGCCTCAATTGCCAAGTCTTCATCATTGGTATTTGTTAATACGACAATTGGGGTAGTGGGAGCATGATTCATGAGTACAGGTAGGGATGACAATCCTTGACTGTCAGGTAAGGTAAGATCCAATAAAATGACATCATAACTTTCCCTAATTAATGCGTTAAGTGCTTCATTTAATCGCTTAACATGAGTTAAACGAAATTCTTTAGAGTCCGCTTGCCGCAAAAATTCCAGCAACAACCTAGCTTCTGGCAAGCTGTCTTCAATTAACAAAACTTTTACTAAGTTGCT
This is a stretch of genomic DNA from Nodularia sp. LEGE 06071. It encodes these proteins:
- a CDS encoding hybrid sensor histidine kinase/response regulator, which encodes MTLSNLVKVLLIEDSLPEARLLLEFLRQADSKEFRLTHVKRLNEALNALIRESYDVILLDLTLPDSQGLSSLPVLMNHAPTTPIVVLTNTNDEDLAIEAVRQGAQDYLVKRQVNVDVLVRSVCYAIERKQALETLRTVNQRLEVRVEERTAELVKANELNQFKSEFVSMLSHDIRNPLNTILLAAGLLQNYDDKLTQETKYHHLEMIRSAIKNMAQLLDEVSLIGQADAGKLECELICLDLELFCQQLIDEAQLSTGEKNLTIEFTSVGKLADAVWDEILLRHILGNLLGNAIKYSQPGGKIQFELIAQEHTVTFRIQDWGIGIPKEDLPMLFHSFHRAANVGGIPGTGLGLAIAKKCVEAHGGEILVNSEVGIGTAFTVTLPVI